One region of Microbacterium sufflavum genomic DNA includes:
- a CDS encoding PP2C family protein-serine/threonine phosphatase, with product MAETKTHTVTVAGRPLLLSWSGVTDQGRRRETNQDAFLAEFPLFIVADGMGGHAGGEIASQSTVSRLQAAVVAGDISHRTIEEALARAVDDIAEHPETTDEGTGTTLTGVYLDDGGDQAQWVALNIGDSRVYLLRDDRLVQVTTDHSVVQELIAAGKLSPEEAEGHPYSNVITRAVGASELTAPDYVTIDLRPGDRFVICSDGLTKELTDYGIQHFLRENSDPAACVDAMLAAALDNGGRDNVTLIVLQVSDPQSSSPEGDTAE from the coding sequence GGGACGCCCGCTGCTGCTCTCGTGGTCGGGTGTCACGGATCAGGGCCGTCGCCGTGAGACCAACCAGGACGCGTTCCTCGCGGAGTTCCCCCTCTTCATCGTCGCCGACGGAATGGGCGGGCACGCGGGAGGCGAGATCGCAAGCCAAAGCACCGTGTCCCGCCTGCAGGCCGCGGTCGTCGCGGGCGACATCTCGCATCGCACGATCGAAGAGGCTCTCGCCCGCGCCGTCGACGACATCGCGGAGCACCCGGAGACCACCGACGAGGGAACCGGGACCACGCTCACGGGCGTCTACCTGGACGACGGCGGAGACCAGGCGCAGTGGGTCGCGCTGAACATCGGCGACTCGCGGGTCTATCTCCTGCGCGATGACCGGCTCGTGCAGGTGACCACGGACCACTCGGTGGTGCAGGAGCTGATCGCAGCGGGGAAGCTCAGCCCGGAGGAGGCCGAGGGCCACCCCTACAGCAACGTCATCACGCGCGCGGTGGGCGCCAGCGAGCTCACCGCTCCGGACTATGTCACCATCGACCTGCGTCCGGGCGACCGGTTCGTGATCTGCTCCGACGGACTCACCAAGGAGCTGACCGACTACGGCATCCAGCATTTCCTGCGGGAGAACTCCGATCCGGCCGCGTGCGTCGACGCCATGCTCGCTGCGGCTCTCGACAACGGTGGTCGCGACAACGTGACGCTCATCGTGTTGCAGGTGAGCGACCCCCAGTCCTCCTCCCCAGAGGGGGACACCGCGGAGTAG
- a CDS encoding FtsK/SpoIIIE domain-containing protein produces MALWLTTGSVQSLWFAALGPLMMLASVADAARTRRHDRRREADRVEAEWRAVEDALARRHAEERAQLESRHPDVAACVAEPPLRGTDPIAADTEMTVGRGVRVSAVRTTGGEGDRAEAFRARCAELDDAPVVVRLGGGVCVRGQAPVAAAAARALVAQLCLRFGPAQLALVGEELASSGLTTAAHAVRARRGAFRVGWGTLGAPVAADAVIWTAAPDAEVPSGITTVLDVVEPGAASLRTPEGVTEVAVECLSRPQAELVASATGEPSDTHAELPLSVPLADVIVSEAGDGLAVVVGRDARGTDIAVDLVEHGPHAIVTGMTGAGKSELLVTWVAAMCAAYGPDRVTFVLADFKGGTAFEPLRALRQVSAVITDLDDEGARRGVLSLRAEMRRREAALAAAGVRDVSEADLPRLVIVVDEFAALLLEHADLGDVFIDIAARGRALGMHLVLGTQRAGGVIRDALAANCPLRISLRVADPADSRAVIGTDGAALLDGGPEGRGCALVRRPQDAEPQLVRVALTGPGDLRRAATRWSQAVPAVSPWLPPLPRRIDLADLRGADHDGSDDAGGDAVVLGLADDPQRQRQPRELLRPGRERGLAVVGAPGSGRTALVRAVAAQRHDALLFPSDAESAVDLLAAWVRGDTEIPELVLCDDIDALHAELPVEYAQEFAQRWEQSLRLSPSTTWILTAARASGPLGRVLDALPRRALLRAASRVEHLAAGGETSGFVRDRPPGRAVLDGREVQFAWADERPRQSAASSTEIWAPARPVVALVTAGASDAVGALRAARPEWDVRTAGSDVPTTASPCILMADAEGWQRQWALWQQIRAEGEVLVRAERPSDLRQLVGVRDLPPFARLHQGRAWSVVGDRAPRRVVVPGLGSR; encoded by the coding sequence GTGGCGCTGTGGCTCACCACAGGGTCGGTGCAGTCGCTGTGGTTCGCCGCACTCGGTCCCCTCATGATGCTCGCTTCGGTGGCCGACGCCGCGAGGACGCGACGGCACGATCGACGGCGTGAGGCGGACAGGGTGGAGGCCGAGTGGCGCGCGGTCGAGGATGCGCTCGCCCGTCGTCACGCCGAGGAGCGGGCCCAGCTCGAGTCGCGCCACCCGGACGTCGCCGCGTGCGTCGCAGAACCGCCGCTTCGTGGGACGGATCCGATCGCTGCCGACACCGAGATGACCGTGGGTCGCGGTGTGCGTGTCAGCGCCGTGCGCACGACGGGTGGGGAGGGCGATCGAGCAGAGGCGTTCCGCGCGCGATGCGCCGAGCTCGATGACGCACCGGTCGTGGTGCGGCTCGGCGGGGGCGTCTGCGTCCGAGGCCAGGCCCCGGTCGCAGCCGCGGCGGCACGAGCTCTGGTCGCGCAGCTCTGCCTCCGCTTCGGGCCGGCGCAACTGGCGCTCGTCGGCGAGGAGCTGGCGTCGTCCGGCCTGACCACGGCGGCTCACGCGGTGCGGGCGCGCCGGGGAGCCTTCCGGGTGGGGTGGGGCACGCTCGGAGCGCCCGTCGCGGCAGATGCGGTGATCTGGACGGCGGCTCCCGACGCCGAGGTGCCGTCGGGGATCACGACCGTGCTCGACGTGGTCGAGCCGGGGGCCGCATCGCTGCGTACGCCGGAGGGCGTGACCGAGGTCGCGGTCGAGTGCCTGTCGCGACCGCAGGCAGAACTGGTCGCCTCGGCGACGGGCGAGCCGTCGGACACGCATGCGGAGCTCCCGCTCAGCGTGCCGCTGGCTGACGTGATCGTCTCAGAGGCAGGTGATGGTCTCGCGGTCGTGGTGGGCCGTGACGCCCGGGGTACCGACATCGCGGTCGATCTGGTGGAGCACGGACCGCACGCGATCGTCACCGGCATGACCGGCGCGGGCAAGAGCGAACTGCTCGTGACCTGGGTTGCGGCGATGTGTGCAGCGTACGGACCGGATCGGGTGACGTTCGTGCTGGCCGACTTCAAGGGTGGGACGGCGTTCGAGCCGCTTCGCGCTCTCCGCCAGGTGTCGGCGGTGATCACGGACCTCGACGACGAGGGTGCGCGCCGGGGTGTCTTGAGCCTGCGGGCGGAGATGCGACGACGGGAGGCCGCCCTCGCCGCGGCCGGCGTTCGTGACGTGTCAGAGGCCGACCTGCCACGCCTGGTGATCGTGGTCGACGAGTTCGCCGCCCTGCTCCTCGAGCACGCCGACCTCGGCGACGTGTTCATCGACATCGCTGCGCGCGGCCGCGCCCTGGGGATGCACCTGGTCCTCGGGACGCAGCGTGCGGGCGGCGTGATCCGTGACGCCCTGGCGGCGAACTGCCCGCTGCGGATCAGCCTGCGGGTCGCAGATCCCGCGGACAGCAGGGCCGTGATCGGGACGGACGGCGCGGCGCTGCTCGATGGGGGGCCGGAGGGGCGCGGCTGTGCGCTCGTGCGTCGACCGCAGGATGCGGAGCCGCAGCTCGTGCGCGTCGCGCTGACCGGTCCCGGAGACCTGCGGCGTGCAGCGACGCGCTGGAGCCAGGCGGTTCCGGCTGTCAGCCCCTGGCTCCCGCCGTTGCCGCGACGCATCGATCTCGCAGACCTTCGTGGCGCGGATCACGACGGCAGCGACGACGCCGGGGGAGACGCGGTGGTGCTCGGTCTCGCCGACGACCCGCAGCGACAGCGGCAGCCTCGGGAGCTCCTGCGTCCGGGACGTGAGCGCGGGCTCGCCGTGGTCGGCGCTCCGGGCAGCGGACGCACGGCGCTCGTGCGCGCGGTGGCGGCCCAGCGCCATGATGCCCTGCTGTTCCCCTCCGATGCGGAAAGCGCGGTGGACCTGCTCGCGGCGTGGGTCAGGGGTGACACGGAGATCCCCGAGCTCGTGCTGTGCGACGACATCGACGCGCTGCACGCCGAGCTCCCCGTCGAGTACGCACAGGAGTTCGCGCAGCGGTGGGAGCAGTCGCTGCGCCTGTCACCTTCGACGACCTGGATCCTCACGGCCGCACGGGCATCGGGTCCCTTGGGCCGTGTGCTCGACGCGCTGCCCCGTCGAGCGCTTCTACGCGCGGCGTCGCGCGTCGAGCACCTCGCAGCGGGTGGCGAGACGTCGGGGTTCGTGCGGGACCGACCGCCGGGACGCGCGGTGCTCGACGGGCGGGAGGTGCAGTTCGCCTGGGCGGACGAGCGGCCGAGGCAGTCCGCTGCCTCCTCGACGGAGATCTGGGCACCGGCGAGGCCGGTCGTGGCGCTGGTCACGGCGGGCGCGTCGGACGCGGTGGGCGCACTCCGCGCGGCGCGCCCGGAGTGGGACGTGCGGACGGCCGGGAGCGACGTGCCGACGACCGCGAGCCCGTGCATCCTGATGGCCGACGCGGAGGGCTGGCAGCGGCAGTGGGCCCTGTGGCAGCAGATCCGCGCCGAGGGCGAGGTCCTGGTCCGCGCGGAGCGTCCGTCCGATCTGCGCCAGCTAGTCGGTGTGCGCGACCTCCCGCCGTTCGCCCGGCTGCATCAGGGGCGCGCGTGGTCGGTGGTGGGGGACCGCGCGCCGCGGCGGGTCGTCGTGCCGGGGCTCGGGTCGCGGTGA
- a CDS encoding asparaginase, with amino-acid sequence MLETLTVQDSVELAVVERSGFIESRHAGAAVVLSPDGEVIARHGNADALILPRSSLKPLQAVACITAGAPLEGEQLALATASHTGTDRHAAVVRDILTAGGLTEDDLACPPAWPGDSATRDELVREHGQEARVRMNCSGKHAAMLRACVATGWPTAGYLDPAHPLQAHIREVVERLTGEKIAHTSIDGCGAPVHALTLTGLARAIHRIGTASDRSPFALHRVAGSLVRAVRENPWTVEGPGRPDTIATERLGVFTKGGAEGVMVMVAPDGTTAALKMLDGAARASTIVAATLLARAGSLSDTDVAGLAEALPLDVLGGGARVGTVRPGAGL; translated from the coding sequence GTGCTGGAGACACTCACCGTTCAGGATTCCGTCGAGCTCGCCGTCGTCGAACGGAGCGGATTCATCGAGTCACGTCACGCCGGCGCCGCGGTGGTGCTCTCGCCCGACGGCGAGGTGATCGCGCGACACGGCAACGCCGACGCGCTCATCCTCCCGCGGTCGAGTCTCAAGCCGCTGCAGGCCGTGGCGTGCATCACCGCCGGCGCACCGCTGGAGGGCGAACAGCTCGCCCTCGCCACGGCGAGCCACACGGGCACGGACCGGCACGCCGCGGTGGTGCGCGACATCCTCACCGCCGGGGGCCTGACGGAAGACGACCTCGCGTGCCCTCCGGCCTGGCCGGGCGACTCCGCGACCCGCGACGAGCTGGTGCGCGAACACGGCCAGGAGGCGCGCGTCCGCATGAACTGCTCGGGCAAGCACGCCGCGATGCTGCGGGCCTGCGTGGCCACCGGCTGGCCGACCGCCGGATACCTCGACCCCGCGCATCCGCTGCAGGCTCACATCCGGGAGGTCGTCGAGCGCCTCACCGGGGAGAAGATCGCGCACACCTCCATCGACGGCTGCGGCGCTCCGGTGCATGCGCTCACCCTCACCGGGCTCGCGCGCGCGATCCACCGCATCGGCACCGCGTCCGACCGTTCGCCGTTCGCGCTGCACCGCGTGGCCGGGTCGCTCGTCCGCGCGGTGCGCGAGAACCCCTGGACCGTCGAAGGGCCCGGCCGCCCCGACACCATCGCGACCGAGCGTCTCGGCGTCTTCACCAAGGGCGGCGCGGAGGGCGTCATGGTGATGGTGGCGCCGGACGGGACGACCGCGGCCCTGAAGATGCTCGACGGCGCCGCGCGCGCGTCCACCATCGTCGCCGCCACCCTCCTGGCTCGCGCGGGCTCTCTGAGCGACACCGACGTGGCCGGTCTCGCGGAGGCCCTCCCGCTCGACGTGCTCGGGGGCGGTGCCCGCGTGGGAACGGTCCGCCCCGGCGCCGGCCTCTGA
- a CDS encoding OsmC family protein: MAEHTTSRPLGEHRYALTTTWTGNSGTGTSGYRDYRRDVTIEIEGKPALLASSDKPFRGDPSRWNPEDLLLASLSECHLLSYLHACVTAGVVVVSYRDSARGLMRENGAGGGSFVEVTLSPEVVVADPSMIEAAERAHAQASEWCFIANSVNFPVRHEATVTASV, from the coding sequence ATGGCAGAGCACACCACGTCGCGTCCGCTCGGTGAACACCGCTACGCTCTCACAACTACGTGGACGGGCAACTCCGGCACCGGAACGAGCGGATACCGCGACTATCGCCGCGACGTCACGATCGAGATCGAGGGCAAGCCCGCGCTGCTGGCCTCGTCCGACAAGCCGTTCCGCGGAGACCCCTCCCGCTGGAACCCCGAAGACCTCCTGCTGGCCTCGCTCTCCGAGTGCCACCTGCTGTCGTATCTGCACGCCTGCGTCACCGCCGGCGTCGTGGTCGTCTCCTACCGCGACAGCGCGCGCGGGCTGATGCGCGAGAACGGGGCAGGAGGGGGATCGTTCGTCGAGGTGACGCTCTCCCCGGAGGTCGTGGTCGCCGATCCGTCCATGATCGAGGCGGCAGAGCGGGCGCACGCCCAGGCGAGCGAGTGGTGCTTCATCGCGAACTCGGTCAACTTCCCGGTGCGGCACGAGGCCACGGTCACCGCGAGCGTGTGA
- a CDS encoding lysophospholipid acyltransferase family protein, whose translation MTSEQSVEPEPASEDTPKPRHAGFTYALGRSLIAPLARLIYRPRIEGRENVPTTGPVIFASNHLSFIDSIAIPVAAPRPVHFLAKSSYFEGTGFSGRLTKTFFEAIGAIPVRRGAGQAALDALDLQRQLLEEGLAVALYPEGTRSTDGRLYKGRTGVAFLALQTGAPVVPVGLIGTDKVMPVGAKMPTLSERVTVRFGEPLDLSPHGPATSGRARRLATDEIMAAIHALSGQELAGTYNEAPAQGTIEKIKQALPHERR comes from the coding sequence ATGACCTCTGAGCAGTCCGTCGAGCCCGAACCCGCCTCAGAGGACACGCCGAAGCCGCGCCATGCGGGCTTCACGTACGCGCTCGGTCGCAGCCTGATCGCCCCGCTCGCGCGGCTGATCTACCGTCCCCGCATCGAGGGCCGCGAGAACGTCCCCACCACCGGTCCGGTGATCTTCGCGAGCAACCACCTGTCGTTCATCGACTCGATCGCCATCCCGGTCGCGGCACCGCGACCCGTGCACTTCCTTGCGAAGTCGAGCTACTTCGAGGGGACCGGATTCAGCGGCCGGCTCACCAAGACCTTCTTCGAGGCGATCGGCGCGATCCCCGTCCGGCGCGGCGCTGGTCAGGCCGCACTCGACGCGCTCGATCTGCAGCGGCAGCTGCTCGAGGAGGGCCTCGCGGTCGCGCTGTACCCCGAGGGGACCCGTTCCACCGACGGTCGCCTATACAAGGGCCGGACAGGCGTGGCGTTCCTGGCCCTGCAGACGGGCGCACCGGTGGTCCCGGTGGGACTGATCGGCACCGACAAGGTGATGCCGGTGGGCGCGAAGATGCCGACGCTCTCCGAACGCGTGACGGTGCGGTTCGGCGAGCCGCTCGACCTGTCCCCCCACGGACCCGCTACCAGCGGACGCGCACGGCGGCTCGCGACCGACGAGATCATGGCCGCGATCCATGCCCTGTCCGGTCAGGAGCTGGCGGGCACCTACAACGAGGCTCCGGCCCAGGGCACCATCGAGAAGATCAAGCAGGCGCTCCCGCACGAGCGCCGCTGA
- a CDS encoding FKBP-type peptidyl-prolyl cis-trans isomerase, with product MRKRPLIVLSTVAAATLLLAGCSGSGSPESSGTPDPSASSGCLLDAQPGKTSDSIDVQGEGLDAVVKVPADAAFADVERTVIAEGTGDEVVANDLVGVKYQIVEASTGEVVDSSARSEGGEAPVLLDQNSASLFIAALECQPIGTQVVLALPGEVFGEGGTNKVVYAEAVEQLPEVATGTPVDPTPGMPEVKLDDDGKPSITIPDGDAPAETQVAVLKQGDGATVASGDLVVVQYLGVKWSDGKEFDSSWSRDAAPAQFQTTGVVTGFRKALEGQKVGSQVLVVMPPSDGYGASEGNELQNESLVFVVDILATTPVQAQQ from the coding sequence GTGCGCAAGCGTCCGCTCATCGTCCTGTCCACCGTCGCCGCGGCGACCCTCCTGCTCGCCGGCTGCTCCGGCAGCGGTTCGCCGGAGAGCTCGGGCACCCCCGACCCGTCCGCTTCGAGTGGGTGTCTGCTCGACGCGCAGCCGGGCAAGACCTCGGATTCCATTGACGTTCAGGGCGAGGGACTCGATGCCGTCGTCAAAGTGCCAGCTGATGCGGCCTTCGCCGATGTGGAGCGAACGGTGATCGCTGAGGGCACAGGTGACGAAGTCGTCGCGAATGACCTCGTCGGGGTGAAGTACCAGATCGTGGAAGCGTCGACAGGTGAAGTCGTCGATTCCTCGGCACGAAGCGAGGGTGGTGAGGCTCCCGTCCTTCTCGACCAGAACAGTGCATCTCTCTTCATCGCCGCTCTCGAGTGCCAGCCGATCGGAACGCAGGTCGTCCTCGCCCTTCCAGGCGAGGTCTTCGGCGAGGGCGGGACGAACAAGGTCGTGTACGCAGAGGCCGTCGAGCAACTGCCCGAGGTCGCCACCGGCACGCCGGTCGACCCGACCCCCGGCATGCCCGAGGTGAAGCTGGACGACGACGGCAAGCCCAGCATCACGATCCCGGACGGCGATGCGCCGGCCGAGACCCAGGTCGCCGTGCTCAAGCAGGGTGACGGAGCGACGGTCGCCTCGGGCGACCTGGTCGTCGTGCAGTACCTCGGGGTCAAGTGGTCCGACGGCAAGGAGTTCGACTCGAGCTGGAGTCGCGACGCGGCGCCGGCGCAGTTCCAGACCACGGGAGTGGTCACCGGATTCCGGAAGGCGCTCGAAGGTCAGAAGGTCGGCTCGCAGGTGCTCGTCGTGATGCCCCCGTCCGACGGCTACGGTGCGAGCGAGGGCAACGAACTGCAGAACGAGAGCCTCGTATTCGTCGTCGA